Proteins encoded within one genomic window of Glycine soja cultivar W05 chromosome 1, ASM419377v2, whole genome shotgun sequence:
- the LOC114418657 gene encoding uncharacterized protein LOC114418657, whose product MMESPPKCKLTFTLIFFIVVSHSLGLVSFTLCIASETKRNKKGDLRWNGKLCHLPSSPAFGLGIASLVCLVLSQIVGNSILFKTYCSGGKRNAKCEIPFVARILLLISWLSFGIAVILLIVATSMSRRQAYGEGWLNGECYLVKGGIYVGSAILILVSVESLMGSALLTMKTNEEADQGNKIHAQTERGDT is encoded by the exons ATGATGGAAAGTCCTCCTAAATGCAAACTCACATTCACATTAATCTTCTTCATCGTTGTCTCCCACTCTCTTGGCTTAGTTTCCTTCACCTTGTGCATAGCCTCCGAGACTAAGAGGAACAAG aaGGGGGATCTCAGATGGAATGGGAAACTATGTCATTTACCATCAAGTCCAGCATTTGGATTGGGTATTGCATCTTTGGTTTGTTTGGTTTTGTCCCAAATTGTTGGGAATTCTATATTATTCAAGACTTATTGTTCAGGAGGGAAAAGAAACGCAAAGTGTGAGATCCCTTTCGTTGCCAGGATTCTGCTTTTGATCTCTTG GCTAAGCTTTGGAATTGCAGTTATTTTATTAATCGTTGCCACAAGCATGAGCAGAAGGCAGGCCTATGGGGAAGGGTGGTTGAATGGTGAGTGCTACCTTGTCAAAGGAGGGATTTACGTTGGTTCAGCCATATTGATCCTAGTTTCAGTAGAATCGTTAATGGGTTCAGCTTTGTTAACAATGAAGACCAATGAAGAAGCAGATCAGGGTAACAAAATACACGCACAAACGGAACGGGGTGACACTTGA
- the LOC114418672 gene encoding decapping 5-like protein produces the protein MATESGANGPSSSSAESFIGCFISLISKCEIRYEGVLYFLNIQDSTIGLKNVRSYGTEGRKKDGPQVPSSDKVYEYILFRGNDIKNLQIKSPTPSSKSEEQVFSDPAVIQSEYSGLRSSPVGELPSSPVAGLLSSPVASVGGRSLTESIQRQDSPAISSKAFPSGLPSHQSVTQLGPSNLSDATQVASHPSFSAAMYWQGPSGISSSSYHSLLQSSSLHPTSLAASLVVQNQMQNAETQVPINGGWTGLSEYGLPVSSAMTSLVNQTHSPSLTSLKNSDSLDIPSLLSTKTPVSYSPSMTFDGSNMPQFSSTLQDINSIQAQISGNICPDPRPIHPQHSVHRSAPSYVDSTSGSLPTATSLLTPDQFAYPREQLLSLSHLNPTQKDMGSLTLTSSGSSALIPSPASQAPLLPLPTSVQKPPYTAPQYTEEFDFEAMNEKFKKDEVWGSLGKTTTKIEGVANNASLSLGDRECHGVIPNPKTAYKKDDFFDTISCNSLTHGSRNGQNRFSERMKQDTETFGNFQQRPNFTNGGYGAGRGANFRGSNNWGRGYGYNGRGRGPNFPF, from the exons ATGGCGACCGAATCCGGCGCGAACGGTCCTTCGTCCAGTTCCGCGGAATCTTTCATTGGTTGCTTCATAAGCTTGATTTCCAAGTGCGAGATTCGCTACGAAGGCGTTCTCTATTTCCTTAACATTCAAGATTCCACCATCGGCTTGAAGAACG TTAGATCCTATGGAACAGAGGGGAGAAAAAAAGATGGTCCACAAGTTCCTTCAAGTGATAAGGTTTATGAATACATTCTTTTCCGAGGAAATGATATTAAG AATTTGCAGATCAAATCACCCACCCCATCTTCCAAATCAGAAGAGCAGGTTTTTAGTGATCCAGCTGTTATTCAG tCAGAATATTCTGGGTTGCGAAGTTCTCCAGTGGGTGAGCTGCCAAGTTCTCCAGTGGCTGGGTTGCTAAGTTCTCCAGTGGCCTCAGTTGGTGGCAGAAGTTTGACAGAATCAATTCAAAGGCAAGATAGCCCTGCAATATCCAGTAAAGCCTTTCCTTCTGGGTTGCCTTCTCATCAGTCTGTAACTCAGCTGGGACCTTCAAATTTATCTGATGCTACTCAAGTTGCTAGTCATCCATCTTTTTCTGCAGCAATGTATTGGCAAGGTCCCAGTGGGATATCTAGCAGTAGTTATCATTCTCTGCTACAGTCTAGTTCTCTTCACCCCACATCACTGGCAGCATCCTTAGTTGTGCAGAATCAGATGCAAAATGCAGAAACTCAGGTACCTATAAACGGGGGATGGACAGGTTTATCAGAGTATGGTCTACCTGTATCTTCTGCCATGACTTCTCTTGTAAATCAGACTCATTCACCTTCTCTTACCTCTTTAAAAAATTCTGATTCTCTTGATATTCCATCCCTTTTGTCTACTAAGACACCTGTGTCATATTCTCCATCCATGACTTTTGATGGATCAAACATGCCTCAGTTTTCTTCAACACTCCAAGACATAAATTCTATTCAAGCTCAAATATCTGGAAACATTTGTCCTGACCCAAGGCCAATTCATCCTCAACATTCTGTCCATCGTTCTGCTCCTTCATATGTAGATTCTACTTCAGGTTCCTTGCCAACAGCAACTTCTTTGTTAACCCCGGATCAATTTGCCTATCCTAGAGAACAGTTATTGTCTTTATCACATTTAAACCCTACTCAGAAGGACATGGGTTCTCTGACTCTAACATCCTCTGGTTCCTCTGCATTAATTCCTTCTCCAGCATCTCAGGCACCATTGCTTCCACTACCAACTTCAGTGCAAAAG CCTCCATACACAGCTCCACAATACACTgaggagtttgattttgaggcCATGAATGAAAAGTTCAAAAAAGATGAAGTATGGGGTTCTCTTGGAAAGACAACTACAAAAATAGAGGGAGTGGCGAATAATGCTTCTCTCAGTTTGGGTGACAGAGAATGTCATGGGGTGATACCAAACCCTAAG ACTGCATACAAGAAAGATGACTTTTTTGATACAATTTCTTGCAACTCTTTGACTCATGGATCAAGGAATGGACAAAATCGTTTCTCTGAGAGAATGAAACAGGATACTGAG ACATTTGGCAATTTCCAGCAGAGGCCTAATTTTACTAATGGTGGTTATGGTGCTGGACGGGGTGCTAATTTCAGGGGCTCAAATAATTGGGGAAGGGGTTATGGCTACAATGGGAGAGGGCGTGGTCCAAACTTTCCTTTCTAG
- the LOC114418651 gene encoding long-chain-alcohol oxidase FAO4A-like, with product MEDRTIGRNGSSSRKGSFRLGLGMDGKKDHTVVELGSIDTQRLLLSNGEREKKLQPLTNTLSPRQMKSLYALCDTILPSVDHFVDTSDESVTKFYQISASMTGTPERFGCMISEKLKHPLTGLLKFVLWLLSTWFGTLIFCGMGCFSTQFPFIHTYPDLPLQKRQQIMRSWSLSYLRHFRMLFRTIKLLTLLIFFTQIDESEDNVAWKAIGYCGPDPEFKARLKSHFLDGTSKGGQEDKEDEDAEEVIGPLYKGLVHLNYPRDITADALKRLGFPVSVIRQKHKAAANLSSPSLVIQCDAVVVGSGSGGGVIAGVLAKAGYKVLVLEKGGYSARNNLSLLEGPTMDQMYLNGGLVASDDMGVFILSGSTVGGGSAINWSACIKTPQHVCKEWSDKHGLELFESELYREALNAVCEKMEVQSEIEDEGFNNAILRKGCQEMGYPVSNIPRNSAADHYCGWCCMGCKDGRKKGTSETWLVDLVKSGNGAILPGCEAIKVLHKKKEGRDRKIARGVAFEFEYKGTKDICVVESKVTIVACGALSTPALLKKSGLRNQNIGRNLHLHPVAMAWGYFPDAPESEVWPEAYKKSYEGGIMTAMSTVVAEFEQSGYGAVIQTPSLHPGMFSIVTPWTSGIDIRDRMRKFSRTAHIFALARDQGSGTVKAPDRISYKPAGVDEENLKKGIEKVLRILAAAGAEEIGTHHNKGRTLNVKQVRYHEFEKFVKEESSRSLTDLTTPLCSAHQMGSCRMGSNPKQSAVNQTGETWEVEGLYVADTSVFPTALGVNPMVTVQAIAYCTAQSVVEVLRRKRTK from the exons ATGGAGGACAGAACTATAGGAAGAAATGGTAGTAGCTCTAGAAAGGGTAGCTTTAGGTTGGGGTTGGGAATGGATGGGAAAAAAGATCACACTGTGGTTGAGCTTGGTAGCATTGACACACAGAGACTTCTTCTAAGcaatggagagagagagaaaaaattacaACCTCTCACCAACACTCTCTCTCCAAGGCAAATGAAATCTCTCTATGCTCTCTGTGACACTATCTTACCTTCTGTCGACCACTTTGTTGACACTTCCGATGAATCTGTCACTAAATTCTATCAGATTTCAGCTTCCATGACCGGAACACCTGAACGT TTTGGGTGCATGATAAGTGAGAAATTGAAGCACCCCTTGACAGGGTTACTGAAGTTTGTGTTATGGCTGTTGTCTACGTGGTTTGGGACATTAATTTTCTGTGGCATGGGATGCTTCTCTACCCAATTCCCCTTCATCCACACCTATCCTGATTTGCCACTTCAGAAACGCCAACAGATTATGCGTTCATGGTCTCTCAGTTACCTTCGTCACTTTAGAATGCTCTTCAGGACCATCAAACTTCTCACTCTCCTAATCTTCTTTACTCAG ATAGATGAATCAGAAGACAACGTTGCATGGAAAGCAATTGGATACTGCGGACCTGATCCAGAATTCAAAGCTCGGTTGAAGAGCCACTTTTTAGATGGAACATCTAAAGGAGGACAAGAGGATAAGGAAGATGAAGATGCTGAAGAGGTGATAGGACCACTTTACAAAGGTCTAGTCCATCTCAATTACCCACGAGACATCACTGCAGATGCTCTAAAACGACTCGGATTCCCTGTATCGGTCATCCGTCAGAAGCATAAAGCTGCTGCAAACTTATCATCTCCTTCTTTGGTGATACAATGTGATGCAGTGGTGGTTGGTTCTGGCTCAGGAGGTGGAGTGATAGCTGGTGTTCTTGCAAAAGCTGGTTACAAAGTGTTGGTGTTGGAGAAAGGAGGTTATTCTGCTAGGAACAATCTTTCTCTTCTTGAAGGACCAACCATGGATCAAATGTACCTCAATGGTGGTCTGGTTGCAAGTGATGATATGGGTGTGTTCATTCTATCAGGATCCACTGTTGGTGGAGGGTCAGCAATCAACTGGTCTGCGTGCATTAAAACCCCTCAGCATGTGTGCAAGGAGTGGAGTGATAAACATGGTCTAGAGCTGTTTGAGAGTGAACTGTATAGAGAAGCCTTGAATGCTGTTTGTGAGAAGATGGAAGTTCAATCTGAGATTGAAGATGAAGGATTCAACAATGCAATACTAAGAAAAGGGTGTCAAGAAATGGGGTATCCTGTTAGTAACATTCCTAGGAATTCTGCGGCAGATCACTACTGTGGCTGGTGTTGCATGGGTTGTAAGGATGGGAGGAAGAAGGGTACCTCAGAAACATGGTTAGTGGACTTGGTGAAATCTGGCAATGGAGCAATTCTTCCAGGTTGTGAGGCAATAAAAGTCTTGCACAAGAAAAAGGAAGGGAGGGATAGAAAGATTGCGCGTGGAGTggcttttgaatttgaatataaaGGGACTAAAGACATTTGTGTGGTGGAGTCCAAGGTCACAATTGTAGCATGTGGAGCACTGAGTACTCCAGCATTGCTTAAAAAAAGTGGCTTGAGGAATCAGAACATAGGGAGGAACTTGCATCTTCATCCAGTGGCGATGGCTTGGGGATACTTCCCagatgcacctgaatctgagGTGTGGCCAGAGGCATATAAGAAGAGCTATGAAGGAGGGATAATGACAGCAATGTCAACTGTTGTTGCAGAGTTTGAACAATCTGGATATGGTGCAGTGATCCAAACACCTTCATTGCATCCTGGTATGTTCTCAATTGTCACACCATGGACTTCTGGAATCGATATAAGAGACCGAATGCGAAAGTTTTCAAGAACAGCTCATATATTTGCACTGGCAAGGGATCAAGGATCAGGGACTGTAAAAGCCCCAGATCGTATCAGTTATAAGCCGGCAGGTGTAGATGAAGAGAATTTAAAGAAAGGAATTGAGAAGGTGCTGAGAATTCTGGCAGCAGCTGGTGCTGAAGAAATTGGGACACATCATAATAAGGGAAGGACCTTAAATGTAAAGCAGGTAAGATATCATGAGTTTGAGAAATTTGTTAAAGAGGaaagttcaaggtcattgacaGACCTTACAACACCATTGTGCTCGGCACATCAAATGGGGAGTTGCCGGATGGGTTCTAATCCAAAGCAATCAGCGGTGAATCAGACAGGGGAGACATGGGAAGTGGAGGGCCTTTATGTGGCAGATACAAGTGTCTTCCCAACAGCATTGGGTGTGAATCCAATGGTTACTGTTCAAGCTATTGCTTATTGCACAGCACAATCTGTTGTTGAAGTACTTAGAAGGAAAAGAactaaatga